The genomic region CATGGCACACAGCAACCTCACAAATGTGGGATGACCTGGAACATGGCAcatacaccccccccccacatAGCACagtgtccccccatcccacagcacaGACCCATGCTACAAGCATGGGATGACCTGGGACATGGCAGAGACCCACCCCACAAGTGTAAGATGACCTGGGACATGGCACATAACCCCCCATCAAGCACAGTATCCCCTCATCTCACAACACAGACCCACACCATGAAGGCGGGATGACCTGGGACATGGCACAGACCCGCCCCACAAATGCCAGATGACCTGGGATGCAGCACAGACCCACCCCACAAGCACAGGATGACCTGGGACATGCCACAGATGCACCCCAAGCCCAGACCCTGCTGGGACTTGCCCCTACGcacctcttccctttcctccccatttttCACCACCTCAAACATCATTCCCAAAACATGTAGGGTTTccaacagccccagcccctcagtGGCCCCTAGGCCACTTTTGTCCCCATAGCACCAGGGCAGCATCCTTGGAGAGCAACTGGCGCCAGACATGGGTGCAGAGGGCTCTGCCCTAAGGGATGCCTTCCCCCTAGGTGATGGAGCACCCAGGGCACCATCCCACCCCAGGGAACTGCCACCCgccccagggtcccccccaGACTCACCCCGTCCGCCGTGGCTGGGCCTGTAGACGCTGCCCACGCTGACCCGGGCTTGGCTGTCGGGGACGGCTTGTGGCATTTCGGGGCTCCTGGCAGGCAGGTAGGACTCGGGGCGAGGAACCCCGTAAGGCTCCAGCGCCCGAAAAGGTGGCTGCGGCTCGTAGGGTGGGTACTGGCCCCCATACCCTGTCCCGGCAGGAGCCTGCAGGTTATCGGCCGATGCCATGCTGTGGCCGGCAGGTTGCTGGTTGGCGTATGAGTCCGGGCCACTCTGCTCCGGTGAGCCCCCCGCATCGTGATACAAGCTATGGGAGTACCGGCGGTCCAGCCCATCAACCggctggggggcggcgggcacgTAGGGGCGTTCGGCCGCCGGGTAGTAACTCTGGGCTCTATAGGGGCTCTGCTCCTCCCCGTAGTCCTCGTAGCGTGCCCGGGGTTGGAAGGGGTACACCACGCtggcgcccgccgccgccgaaGCCACGGCCGCCCCGCCGGTGCCGGTGCTGCGGTAATAGGTGTATGCCTCGTCGTATGCCCGGGGTGCCTCGTAGGGCTCGTACTGGGGGGCGAAGGGGAACTGGGGGTACGCCGGCTGCCCGACGGAGGCGTAGGCgaaggatgaggatgaggaggaggaaggctggcGCGAGCGGCCGGCGGGCCGTACCCGTTGGGAAGCGGTGCTGTCGCCCACCGGTCCCTCACGCCAATTTTCGGGCACCTGCCCGAAACCGAAGGGATGCCGCGTCTGCCCCCGCACCGTCTCGGAGCCCGGCCGCGGCGGTACCGCCGGTGCCTGCCGCCGGACGCTGCCCGTTCCTCCGGTCATCGCTCCCGCCAACAACAACCGGTTCCCTCCGGGTCTCTCTTGCCCCGCCGGTACGTACTCGGCGCCGGTATTAAGCAAGCTGTAAACGCGGCCGTTGTTCTCCCATTGGATCAGCTGCCTCCAAGGCTGCCCGccgcctgcctgctcctgcccgcccgccagcaggcagagcccgcagcccagcgctgcccacagcccccaggCTCCCCGCCGCGCCATCCCGTTAGCGGttgccgccggccccgcggcggcttCCCCCAGCGCCCGCCGCCCAGCCCCGGCGGAGCGGCTcccggggcgggcggagcggccgcgctccccggcggcggcggcggcagcggcggcggggagggaagcggcgcggggcggggggagagcgGCGGCGCCGGGTCCTAGGAACCGCCTCCGGCACGCATCCTGCCCGCCGGGAGCCgggaggaagggctgcaggATGCTGGCTGCGGGCAAGAGGCTTCCACGCGGGATAAAAAGCTGAAGTTTCGTGTTTTTACACTTTATA from Ciconia boyciana chromosome 8, ASM3463844v1, whole genome shotgun sequence harbors:
- the LOXL1 gene encoding lysyl oxidase homolog 1, yielding MARRGAWGLWAALGCGLCLLAGGQEQAGGGQPWRQLIQWENNGRVYSLLNTGAEYVPAGQERPGGNRLLLAGAMTGGTGSVRRQAPAVPPRPGSETVRGQTRHPFGFGQVPENWREGPVGDSTASQRVRPAGRSRQPSSSSSSSFAYASVGQPAYPQFPFAPQYEPYEAPRAYDEAYTYYRSTGTGGAAVASAAAGASVVYPFQPRARYEDYGEEQSPYRAQSYYPAAERPYVPAAPQPVDGLDRRYSHSLYHDAGGSPEQSGPDSYANQQPAGHSMASADNLQAPAGTGYGGQYPPYEPQPPFRALEPYGVPRPESYLPARSPEMPQAVPDSQARVSVGSVYRPSHGGRGLPDLVPDPNYVQASTYVQRAHLYSLRCAAEEKCLASTAYTAEATDYDVRVLLRFPQRVKNQGTADFLPSRPRHSWEWHSCHQHYHSMDEFSHYDLLDATTGRKVAEGHKASFCLEDTTCDFGNLKRYACTAHTQGLSPGCYDTYNADIDCQWIDITDVQPGNYVLKVQVNPKYIVLESDFTNNVVRCNIHYTGRYVATTNCKISQS